CTTCTGAGCCTCGGACACCCCCAGTGCAGAAGGGGACTGTACCACTCCCAAATGTCAGTGGACACAGGGAGATGGTCCTGTCCTCACCAGAGGACCTCACACAGGACTTTGAGGAGATGAAACGTGAGGAGAGAGGTTTGCTGGCTGAACAAAGGGACATAGGACTAGGAGAGAAGCCACTCCCTGTAGATACTACAGAGGAGGGACCTCCAAGCACAGCTATCCAGGGAACACAACTCTCTGCCCACAGGCTGGAACAAGAGGAGCAGGTAATGAAGGAGAAAGAAGTTATCTCAGACCTCCCTGGAGAACAAGGCAGCAAAGACAGAGGCCCAGACTCTGGGGCTGAAACAGAGGAAGAGAAAGATACCTGGGAGGAAAAGAAGCAGAGGGAAACAGAGAAGCTTCCAGAGACAGCAGAAGCCAGAGAGGAAAATGAACCTGAGGTAAAGGAGGATGTGATAGAAAAGGCTGAGGTAGAAGAAATGGAGGAGGTGCACCCTTCagatgaagaagaagaggaagagacaaaGGCTGTGGGTTTTTACCAAAAACATATGCAGGAAGCCTTGAAGGTAATCCCAAAGGGCAGGGAGGCTCTTGGGGGCCGTGAATTGGGACTCCAGGGAAAGGTGCCTGAAAGGGAGACCTCATCATTCCTAAGCAGCCTGGCCACCCCTGCAGGAGCAACTGAGCACGTCTCTTACATCCAGGATGAGACGATCCCTGGTTACTCAGAGACTGAGCAGACCATCTCAGATGAAGAGATCCATGATGAACCAGAGGAACGCCCAGCTCCACCCAGATTCCCTACAAGTACATATGACCTCCCTGGGCCTGAAGGTCCTGGTCCCTTTGAAGCCAGCCAGCCTGCTGATATTGCTGTTCCTGTTACCTCAAGCAAAGGCTATGGAGCACCGGAGACTGAACTCACCTACCCGCCCAACATGGTGGCTGCCCCTTTGGCTGAAGAGGAGCATGTATCCTCAGCCACTTCAATCACTGAGTGTGACAAGCTTTCTTCCTTTGCCACATCAGTGGCTGAGGACCAGTCCGTGGCCTCACTTACAGCTCCCCAGACAGAGGAAACAGGCAAAAGCTCCTTGCTACTTGATACGGTCACAAGCATCCCCTCTTCCCGCACTGAAGCTACTCAGGGCTTGGATTATGTGCCATCGGCAGGTACCATCTCACCCACCTCCTCCCTGGAAGAAGACAAGGGCTTCAAATCACCACCCTGTGAGGACTTCTCTGTGACTGGGGAgtcagagagaagaggagaggttgTAGGGAGAGGTTTGGCTGGGGAGAGAGTtgtggaagaggaagagaagagggCAAACGTAGAGATGTCTGAGAAACTTCACAGTCAATATGGAACTCCAGTGTTTGGTACTCCTGGACATACCCTACGTCCAGGGGAACCAGTCCTTGGAGAAATAGAGGAGCGGTGCCTCAGCCCAGATGATAGTACAGTGAAGATGGCTTCTCCTCCTCCATCTGGCCCACCCAGTGCCACCCATACACCCTTTCATCAGTCCCCGGTTGAAGATAAGTCTGAGCCCCAAGATTTTCAAGAAGATGACTCATGGGGGGACACTAAGCACACACCAGTTGTGGGCAAGGAAGATGCTGCCAAGGAGTCAGTCAAGCCAGGGCCTGAAGAGGGAACACTAGAGAAAGAGGGAAAGGTGCCTCCTCCCAAGAGCCCACAGGCCCAGGAAGCACCTGCCAGCATTGTTGGGATACATACAGGCTGCACCATTCAGCTATTGCCAGAACAGGACAAAGCAATAGTCTTTGAAACCATGGAGTCAGGAGAGACTATGGAGGCAGGAATTGGGCTCCCAGGCCCAATTTTGGGAACAGAAGCCATTCCCAGAGAATTGAGGACATCACTCCAAGAACCTGGTGAACCTCAGAAAGATGAGACACTCCTAATTCCTGATCGAAGTCTTTCCCCtgaagatgcagagtctctgtctGTCCTCAGTATAGTCTCTCCAGATACTGCCAAACAAGAGCCTACTCCCAGATCTCCCTGTGGACTGACAGAGAAGCACTTACATAAAGATATTTGGCCAGAGGTTTCTCCAGAAGGCACACAGTCACCTTCTCTCTCAGAAGAGAGTCCTAGCAAGGAGACCTCTCTGGATATCTCTTCAAAGCAGCTCTCTCCAGAAAGCCTTGGCACCCTCCAGTTTGGAGAACTAAGCCTTGAAAAGGATGAAAAGGGGCCTCTAATGCAGGCTGATGACACCTCTTACCATCTAGTTCCTGTATCTGTTCCAGAGCGCAATGTAGCCACAGTGTCACCTCCCACAGATGGGACCACTGTATATACTTCACAGACACATATCACAGATGAGAGCCCTGACAGAAAATTACCAGCCAGCTCCTTCTCTCACTCTACACTGTCAGGGGATGGAAAGCATTCACCTGGGGTAATCATGAGCCCCAGTGAACATCTGACATCTGATAACTCCCTCACCAAGAGTCCTGAGTCTTTGCCAAGCCCTGCCATGGAAGACATTGCCATGGAGTGGGAAGGTAAGGTTCTGGGGTTGAAAGACAGAACCCCAGAGCAGGAAGACAAAGAACCCGAGCCAAAGGATGAAATCCTACATCAAAAGGACAGAATTCTGCACCAGAAAGATATTGTTGTAGAGCAAAGGGATACAACCATGCATCAAAAAGGTGAGACTCTGGAAGAAAAGGTTAAGGCTTTGGGACAGCAGGataaggatttggaacaaaaaggcaaagacatagaccaaaaAGATACATGGCTAGAGCAGAAGACAAAAGACGAAGTCTTAGAACAACAAGATGAGGTCCTGGAACAGAAGGACAAGATCCCAGGAGAAAAAGACAAGGTCACAGCCCTGGAACAAAAGGACATAGCCCTAGAACAGAAGGACAAGGCCACAGAATCaaaagataaaggaaaaaaacacagtgACTTAGAACAAAAAGACAAGGTCCTGGAACAGAAGGACCAAACACTTGAATCAAAAGACAAGGAACAAAAAGACAAGATCTTGGAACAAAAAGACAAGATTGGAGAAGAGAAAGACAAAGCTGTAAAACAAAGAGTGCAAGATTCTGAACATAAAGACAAGGTTCCAGAAGACAAAGTCCCTGAAACAAAGGGCAAAGCCCTAGAACAGACAGACAGAATTCTTGAACAGAAAGACAAGACCCAGGAACAGGATAAGGCCTTAGAAAAGAAAGATCAGTCCTTAGAACAAAAATATTTGGCCTTAGGAAAGAAGGATGAAGCCCTGGAACAAGATAGTAAGATTGCTGAACAGAAAGATAAGGCTTTGGAAGAAAAGAGCAAAACTCAGGGACAGGAAAGCTTTGTTCAGGAGGATAAAACCATGAAACCAAAGGAGACAACAGTAGAAGAAAAATCTCCAGAAAAGGTCAGAGCTGCAGAACAGAAGGGAGAAACACTGCTGGAGAAGACCAAAGCTCTGGGACTGGAAGTGAGTCCAGTGCAGGAGGAACAGGGCCAAGAGCAGGAAGACAGGTACTGGAAGGAGCAGGGTATGGTCCCAGAGTGGCAAGAAACACCTCCAATCAGAGAGGAGCCAGTTGGAAAACAGAAAGATCCTGTACCAGCGTGGAAGGACACATCTCCTGAGCAGGAAGTCAGGTATTGGAGGGACAGAGATGTGACACTCGAACAGGACGCATACTGGAGAGAGCTGAGCTGTGAGAGGAAGGTCTGGTTCCCTCACGAACTGGATGGCCAGGGGGTCCGCCCACGGTACACCGAGGAACGAGAGAGCACTTTCCTCGATGAGGGACCAGATGAAAAGGAAGTATCCCCTCTGCAGCAGACGCCCCGGAGTCCCTGGGCCTCAGATTTCAAGGATTTCCAGGAGACTTCACCACAAAAAGGGCTGGAAGTGGAGCGCTGGCTTGCCGAGTCACCAGTTGGGCTGCCACCAGAGGAAGAGGACAAGTTGACCCGCTCTCCCTTTGAGATCATCTCCCCTCCAACCTCTCCACCTGAAATGGTTGGACAGCGGGTTCCTTCAGCCCCAGGACAAGAAAGTCCTATTCCAGAGACTAAGCCCATGCCCCCCATGAGGAATGAACCCACCACCCCCTCATGGTTGGCTGACATCCCACCGTGGGTGCCTAAGGATAGACCCCTTCCCCCTGCACCCCTCTCCCCAGCTCCAGCTCCTCCTACACCTGCTCCAGAGCCACACACTCCTGCACCCTTCTCCTGGGGCACAGCTGAGTATGACAGTGTAGTGGCTGCAGTGCAGGAGGGGGCAGCTGAGTTGGAAGGAGGACCATACTCCCCCCTAGGGAAGGACTACCGCAAGGCTGAAGGGGAACGGGAAGGGGAAAGTGGAACTGGGGCTCCTGAAAGCAGCCCCTGTAGCTCAAAGGTCCCAGAGGCCAGTGAGAGCCATGCCACCAGGGATACTGAACAGACTGAGCCAGAACAAAGGGAGCCCACACCCTATCCTGATGAGAGAAGCTTTCAGTATGCAGACATCTATGAGCAGATGATGCTTACTGGACTTGGCCCTGCATGCCCCACTAGGGAGCCTCCACTTGGTGCAGCTGGGGATTGGCCCCCACGCCTCTCAACCAAAGAGGAGGCTGCTGGCCGAAACACGTCTGCAGAGAAGGAGCTTTCTTCTCCTGTCTCACCCAAGAACCTCCAATCTGACACTTCAACCTTTAGCTATGCAGCCCTGGCAGGTCCCACTGTGCCCCCCAGGCAGGAGCCTGAGCTAGGGCTTAGTGTGGAGCCCAGCCTCATTCCACCTGCAGTGCCCCCCCGTGTCCCTATACCCCTCAGCAAAGGCCCAAGCCCTCCTCTCAATGGTAACATTCTAACCTGTAGACCAGATAGGAGGACCCCGTCCCCCAAAGAATCAGTCCAGGGTCACTGGGATGATAGCACTAGTGACTCAGAACTGGAGAAGGGAGCTCGGGAACAGCCAGAAAAAGAGACTCAGTCCCCAAGTCCCCTTCATTCCACCCCTGCAGGGCCCCCCACATTGTGGCCTGAAACTCAGGCACATACCAGCCCTTCCGTGGACTCACACTTGGGTCCTGCCCGACCCAGCCTGGACTTCCCCGCTTCAGCCTTTGGCTTTTCTTCATTGCAGCCTGCTCCCCCTCAGCTGCCCTCTCCAGCTGAACCCCGCTCAGCACCCTGTGGCTCGCTCGCCTTCTCTGGGGACCGAGCTCTGGCTCTGGCTCCAGGACCCCCAGCCAGAACCCGGCATGATGAATACTTGGAAGTGACCAAGGCCCCCAGCCTGGACTCCTCTCTG
This region of Callospermophilus lateralis isolate mCalLat2 chromosome 3, mCalLat2.hap1, whole genome shotgun sequence genomic DNA includes:
- the Map1a gene encoding microtubule-associated protein 1A isoform X2; this translates as METEARPARPCGVAMETTPGLELRSSGSPLSQNPAERLCETEAAVAAARWDLRKHSLLIVIGDIGTESQLRAVRAHLEQGILSWNIDLSSFDLNQQLRLFITRHLAHFSSEVKGQRTLCHQSEILETIILVNPSADSISSEVHHLLSSPSAHKLLILSGQNLEPGGDLILQSGTYSYENFAQVLHNPEIAQLLSNRDPGIQAFLTVSCLGEGDWSHLGLSSSQETLHLRLNPEPILPTMDGVAEFSEYISETVDVPSPFDLLEPPTSGGFLKLSKPCCYIFPGGRGDSALFAVNGFNILVDGGSDRKSCFWKLVRHLDRIDSVLLTHIGADNLPGINGLLQRKVAELEEEQSQGSSSYSDWVKNLISPELGVVFFNVPDKLRLPDASRKAKRSIEEACLTLQHLNRLGIQAEPLYRVVSNTIEPLTLFHKMGVGRLDMYVLNPVKDSKEMQFLMQKWAGNSKAKTGIVLANGKEAEISVPYLTSITALVVWLPANPTEKIVRVLFPGNAPQNKILEGLEKLRHLDFLRYPVATQKDLAAGAVPANLKPSKIKQRTDSKESLKAATKTAVSKLAKREEVAEEGAKEARSELAKELAKTEKKAKEPSEKPPEKPAKPERVRTESSEVLKAEKRKLIKDKVGKKHLKEKISKLEEKKDKEKKEIKKERKELKKDEGRKEEKKDVKKEEKRKDTKPEAKKISKPDLKPFTPEVRKTLYKAKAPGRIKMDKSRASRGEKELSSEPRTPPVQKGTVPLPNVSGHREMVLSSPEDLTQDFEEMKREERGLLAEQRDIGLGEKPLPVDTTEEGPPSTAIQGTQLSAHRLEQEEQVMKEKEVISDLPGEQGSKDRGPDSGAETEEEKDTWEEKKQRETEKLPETAEAREENEPEVKEDVIEKAEVEEMEEVHPSDEEEEEETKAVGFYQKHMQEALKVIPKGREALGGRELGLQGKVPERETSSFLSSLATPAGATEHVSYIQDETIPGYSETEQTISDEEIHDEPEERPAPPRFPTSTYDLPGPEGPGPFEASQPADIAVPVTSSKGYGAPETELTYPPNMVAAPLAEEEHVSSATSITECDKLSSFATSVAEDQSVASLTAPQTEETGKSSLLLDTVTSIPSSRTEATQGLDYVPSAGTISPTSSLEEDKGFKSPPCEDFSVTGESERRGEVVGRGLAGERVVEEEEKRANVEMSEKLHSQYGTPVFGTPGHTLRPGEPVLGEIEERCLSPDDSTVKMASPPPSGPPSATHTPFHQSPVEDKSEPQDFQEDDSWGDTKHTPVVGKEDAAKESVKPGPEEGTLEKEGKVPPPKSPQAQEAPASIVGIHTGCTIQLLPEQDKAIVFETMESGETMEAGIGLPGPILGTEAIPRELRTSLQEPGEPQKDETLLIPDRSLSPEDAESLSVLSIVSPDTAKQEPTPRSPCGLTEKHLHKDIWPEVSPEGTQSPSLSEESPSKETSLDISSKQLSPESLGTLQFGELSLEKDEKGPLMQADDTSYHLVPVSVPERNVATVSPPTDGTTVYTSQTHITDESPDRKLPASSFSHSTLSGDGKHSPGVIMSPSEHLTSDNSLTKSPESLPSPAMEDIAMEWEGKVLGLKDRTPEQEDKEPEPKDEILHQKDRILHQKDIVVEQRDTTMHQKGETLEEKVKALGQQDKDLEQKGKDIDQKDTWLEQKTKDEVLEQQDEVLEQKDKIPGEKDKVTALEQKDIALEQKDKATESKDKGKKHSDLEQKDKVLEQKDQTLESKDKEQKDKILEQKDKIGEEKDKAVKQRVQDSEHKDKVPEDKVPETKGKALEQTDRILEQKDKTQEQDKALEKKDQSLEQKYLALGKKDEALEQDSKIAEQKDKALEEKSKTQGQESFVQEDKTMKPKETTVEEKSPEKVRAAEQKGETLLEKTKALGLEVSPVQEEQGQEQEDRYWKEQGMVPEWQETPPIREEPVGKQKDPVPAWKDTSPEQEVRYWRDRDVTLEQDAYWRELSCERKVWFPHELDGQGVRPRYTEERESTFLDEGPDEKEVSPLQQTPRSPWASDFKDFQETSPQKGLEVERWLAESPVGLPPEEEDKLTRSPFEIISPPTSPPEMVGQRVPSAPGQESPIPETKPMPPMRNEPTTPSWLADIPPWVPKDRPLPPAPLSPAPAPPTPAPEPHTPAPFSWGTAEYDSVVAAVQEGAAELEGGPYSPLGKDYRKAEGEREGESGTGAPESSPCSSKVPEASESHATRDTEQTEPEQREPTPYPDERSFQYADIYEQMMLTGLGPACPTREPPLGAAGDWPPRLSTKEEAAGRNTSAEKELSSPVSPKNLQSDTSTFSYAALAGPTVPPRQEPELGLSVEPSLIPPAVPPRVPIPLSKGPSPPLNGNILTCRPDRRTPSPKESVQGHWDDSTSDSELEKGAREQPEKETQSPSPLHSTPAGPPTLWPETQAHTSPSVDSHLGPARPSLDFPASAFGFSSLQPAPPQLPSPAEPRSAPCGSLAFSGDRALALAPGPPARTRHDEYLEVTKAPSLDSSLPQLPSPSSPGAPLLSSLPRPASPALSEGSSSEATTPVISSVAERFPSGLEAAEQVSGELDPGMEPAAHSLWDLTPLSPAPPASLELAPALAPSLTRDMDDGTLPCCLECSGEATKKLSPCQGPTGDCEANGPTETSPNPPGPATAKMEKEEAKACPAWERGAWPEGAERSSRPDTLLSPEQPPCPGEGSVGSPHSVSSEVEAGPQGCAADPRPHRGELSPSFLNPPLPPFTDDSDPSTEEARLLGKVGRRRAGGPGATGGPCPVADETPPTSASDSGSSQSDSDVPPETEECPSITAEAVLDSDEDGDFLPVDKAGGVSGTHHPRPGHDPPPVPQPDPHPSPPRPDVCMADPEGLSSESGRVERLREKEKAQGRVGRRAPGRAKPASPARRLDLRGKRSPTPGKGPVDRASRAPPRPRSTTTQVTPAEEKDGHSPMSKGLVNGLKAGPSDSDPHS
- the Map1a gene encoding microtubule-associated protein 1A isoform X1, which codes for METEARPARPCGVAMETTPGLELRSSGSPLSQNPAERLCETEAAVAAARWDLRKHSLLIVIGDIGTESQLRAVRAHLEQGILSWNIDLSSFDLNQQLRLFITRHLAHFSSEVKGQRTLCHQSEILETIILVNPSADSISSEVHHLLSSPSAHKLLILSGQNLEPGGDLILQSGTYSYENFAQVLHNPEIAQLLSNRDPGIQAFLTVSCLGEGDWSHLGLSSSQETLHLRLNPEPILPTMDGVAEFSEYISETVDVPSPFDLLEPPTSGGFLKLSKPCCYIFPGGRGDSALFAVNGFNILVDGGSDRKSCFWKLVRHLDRIDSVLLTHIGADNLPGINGLLQRKVAELEEEQSQGSSSYSDWVKNLISPELGVVFFNVPDKLRLPDASRKAKRSIEEACLTLQHLNRLGIQAEPLYRVVSNTIEPLTLFHKMGVGRLDMYVLNPVKDSKEMQFLMQKWAGNSKAKTGIVLANGKEAEISVPYLTSITALVVWLPANPTEKIVRVLFPGNAPQNKILEGLEKLRHLDFLRYPVATQKDLAAGAVPANLKPSKIKQRTDSKESLKAATKTAVSKLAKREEVAEEGAKEARSELAKELAKTEKKAKEPSEKPPEKPAKPERVRTESSEVLKAEKRKLIKDKVGKKHLKEKISKLEEKKDKEKKEIKKERKELKKDEGRKEEKKDVKKEEKRKDTKPEAKKISKPDLKPFTPEVRKTLYKAKAPGRIKMDKSRASRGEKELSSEPRTPPVQKGTVPLPNVSGHREMVLSSPEDLTQDFEEMKREERGLLAEQRDIGLGEKPLPVDTTEEGPPSTAIQGTQLSAHRLEQEEQVMKEKEVISDLPGEQGSKDRGPDSGAETEEEKDTWEEKKQRETEKLPETAEAREENEPEVKEDVIEKAEVEEMEEVHPSDEEEEEETKAVGFYQKHMQEALKVIPKGREALGGRELGLQGKVPERETSSFLSSLATPAGATEHVSYIQDETIPGYSETEQTISDEEIHDEPEERPAPPRFPTSTYDLPGPEGPGPFEASQPADIAVPVTSSKGYGAPETELTYPPNMVAAPLAEEEHVSSATSITECDKLSSFATSVAEDQSVASLTAPQTEETGKSSLLLDTVTSIPSSRTEATQGLDYVPSAGTISPTSSLEEDKGFKSPPCEDFSVTGESERRGEVVGRGLAGERVVEEEEKRANVEMSEKLHSQYGTPVFGTPGHTLRPGEPVLGEIEERCLSPDDSTVKMASPPPSGPPSATHTPFHQSPVEDKSEPQDFQEDDSWGDTKHTPVVGKEDAAKESVKPGPEEGTLEKEGKVPPPKSPQAQEAPASIVGIHTGCTIQLLPEQDKAIVFETMESGETMEAGIGLPGPILGTEAIPRELRTSLQEPGEPQKDETLLIPDRSLSPEDAESLSVLSIVSPDTAKQEPTPRSPCGLTEKHLHKDIWPEVSPEGTQSPSLSEESPSKETSLDISSKQLSPESLGTLQFGELSLEKDEKGPLMQADDTSYHLVPVSVPERNVATVSPPTDGTTVYTSQTHITDESPDRKLPASSFSHSTLSGDGKHSPGVIMSPSEHLTSDNSLTKSPESLPSPAMEDIAMEWEGKVLGLKDRTPEQEDKEPEPKDEILHQKDRILHQKDIVVEQRDTTMHQKGETLEEKVKALGQQDKDLEQKGKDIDQKDTWLEQKTKDEVLEQQDEVLEQKDKIPGEKDKVTALEQKDIALEQKDKATESKDKGKKHSDLEQKDKVLEQKDQTLESKDKEQKDKILEQKDKIGEEKDKAVKQRVQDSEHKDKVPEDKVPETKGKALEQTDRILEQKDKTQEQDKALEKKDQSLEQKYLALGKKDEALEQDSKIAEQKDKALEEKSKTQGQESFVQEDKTMKPKETTVEEKSPEKVRAAEQKGETLLEKTKALGLEVSPVQEEQGQEQEDRYWKEQGMVPEWQETPPIREEPVGKQKDPVPAWKDTSPEQEVRYWRDRDVTLEQDAYWRELSCERKVWFPHELDGQGVRPRYTEERESTFLDEGPDEKEVSPLQQTPRSPWASDFKDFQETSPQKGLEVERWLAESPVGLPPEEEDKLTRSPFEIISPPTSPPEMVGQRVPSAPGQESPIPETKPMPPMRNEPTTPSWLADIPPWVPKDRPLPPAPLSPAPAPPTPAPEPHTPAPFSWGTAEYDSVVAAVQEGAAELEGGPYSPLGKDYRKAEGEREGESGTGAPESSPCSSKVPEASESHATRDTEQTEPEQREPTPYPDERSFQYADIYEQMMLTGLGPACPTREPPLGAAGDWPPRLSTKEEAAGRNTSAEKELSSPVSPKNLQSDTSTFSYAALAGPTVPPRQEPELGLSVEPSLIPPAVPPRVPIPLSKGPSPPLNGNILTCRPDRRTPSPKESVQGHWDDSTSDSELEKGAREQPEKETQSPSPLHSTPAGPPTLWPETQAHTSPSVDSHLGPARPSLDFPASAFGFSSLQPAPPQLPSPAEPRSAPCGSLAFSGDRALALAPGPPARTRHDEYLEVTKAPSLDSSLPQLPSPSSPGAPLLSSLPRPASPALSEGSSSEATTPVISSVAERFPSGLEAAEQVSGELDPGMEPAAHSLWDLTPLSPAPPASLELAPALAPSLTRDMDDGTLPCCLECSGEATKKLSPCQGPTGDCEANGPTETSPNPPGPATAKMEKEEAKACPAWERGAWPEGAERSSRPDTLLSPEQPPCPGEGSVGSPHSVSSEVEAGPQGCAADPRPHRGELSPSFLNPPLPPFTDDSDPSTEEARLLGKVGRRRAGGPGATGGPCPVADETPPTSASDSGSSQSDSDVPPETEECPSITAEAVLDSDEDGDFLPVDKAGGVSGTHHPRPGHDPPPVPQPDPHPSPPRPDVCMADPEGLSSESGRVERLREKEKAQGRVGRRAPGRAKPASPARRLDLRGKRSPTPGKGPVDRASRAPPRPRSTTTQVTPAEEKDGHSPMSKGLVNGLKAGPMTLGSKGGSGSPVYVDLAYIPNHCSGKTADLDFFRRVRASYYVVSGNDPANGEPSRAVLDALLEGKAQWGENLQVTLIPTHDTEVTREWYQQTHEQQQQLNVLVLASSSTVVMQDESFPACKIEF